The following proteins are encoded in a genomic region of Paenibacillus sp. FSL R7-0273:
- a CDS encoding ABC transporter permease has translation MQKNVSLTGQGAQAGAPPGKRGKSWAGRELHHFKNNRELFLLSLPGILYKLIFAYIPMIGLIIAFKNYRYDLGIFGSEWVGLDNFRYLFTTDTAWRITRNTVLYNTAYILVGTSAALLLAILMNEIKAKVSKFYQTALFLPHFLSWVLVGYVAYAFLNHSDGFINRTLESFGLDPVSWYQDSAPWPFILILVQLWKVVGFNTLIYFAGIIGINSEYYEAARIDGATKRQMAFKITIPLMAPIIIIMLILSIGNMFRGDFGLHYFIPNNSGFLYGSTDIIDTYVYRALREVGNVSMSAATGFYQSVVGLVLVLTANGIVRKVDPDNSLW, from the coding sequence ATGCAGAAGAACGTTTCACTCACCGGGCAGGGGGCACAAGCGGGTGCGCCGCCGGGAAAGCGCGGGAAGTCATGGGCGGGAAGAGAGCTGCATCATTTTAAGAACAACCGTGAGCTGTTTCTGCTCTCCCTGCCGGGGATTTTGTACAAATTGATTTTTGCCTATATTCCCATGATCGGCCTGATTATCGCCTTCAAAAACTACCGCTATGATCTGGGCATCTTCGGCAGCGAGTGGGTAGGGCTGGATAATTTTCGTTATTTGTTCACCACCGATACAGCATGGCGGATTACCCGCAACACCGTTCTTTATAATACCGCTTATATTCTGGTGGGGACCTCGGCGGCGCTGCTGCTGGCGATCCTGATGAACGAAATCAAGGCCAAAGTGAGCAAGTTCTATCAGACGGCGCTGTTTCTGCCCCATTTTCTGTCATGGGTACTGGTCGGGTATGTCGCTTACGCCTTTCTGAACCATTCCGACGGCTTCATCAACCGCACGCTGGAATCGTTCGGCCTTGATCCGGTCAGCTGGTATCAGGATTCCGCGCCGTGGCCGTTTATCCTCATCCTGGTGCAATTATGGAAGGTGGTTGGCTTCAACACGCTGATTTATTTTGCCGGCATTATTGGAATCAACAGTGAATATTACGAGGCGGCGCGGATTGACGGGGCAACCAAACGGCAGATGGCGTTCAAAATCACCATCCCGCTCATGGCTCCGATCATCATCATCATGCTGATCCTGTCCATCGGCAATATGTTCCGCGGCGACTTCGGCCTGCACTATTTTATCCCGAACAATTCAGGCTTTCTCTACGGCTCTACAGATATTATTGATACTTATGTGTACCGTGCGCTGCGTGAAGTCGGCAATGTGAGCATGTCTGCGGCTACAGGCTTCTACCAGTCGGTTGTCGGGCTGGTGCTGGTGCTGACGGCCAACGGCATTGTGCGCAAAGTCGATCCCGATAACTCTCTATGGTAA